GAGGATGATCATGCACTTACTTTATCAATCTGTGACTGCAATGTTGCAACattatttcttttttcctcAAGCCTAGCAGCATTTTCATTGGACATTTGCTGATAGGAAATTAACTCTTCCCATCTCCCCATAGAAATCCTCTTAATGTCCTCAGTGTATGAGTTAAGTGCAGGCTTCAGACTCAATTTATGGTCAAAACCCATAATCTCAGCAGGCGTAGTTCCCTTGGCATTCAACTGATACTGAATATCATCACCGATCTTCAACCTAGAAACACCAGCAAGGAGGTTTAGATGCCTAGACTCAACTGTAAAGATAGACACCAAACACAACCTCTATCTCATAGAAATAAGATCAATAGAATTTGCTTCATTTTAACAAAACAGTCAATAATCTATAGATATTATTAATGGAGCACAATTCAACCTCCTCAGCTCTTGGTTGCAATCCAAAGCAAGCGCCTCAAGCTCCTTGAACTTGTGAGAAAGATTATTCTCCATTTCCCAGAACTTGTCCTCCCAAACATTCCTGGCAAGCTCGCCCTCCTGGATCTCCCTCTCCAAAGCCTGCAACtccctcttcatcctctccacATCCCTCACATTCACAGGCTGTGCCTCCACCGTCCTCCTGAGTTCCTTGTTCTCCTCGCAAACCCTACGGTTCTCCTGCTCCTTCGCCTCCAGAACCTTCTCCTTCTCTGCCAGCACCTTCTCCATCTCCTCAATCTTCCTCCCAACATCCTCAATCAGAAGATTAAACTTCTTCACATCGCCCTCTAGCATGCCCTTGTAATCAAAACAAACAACAATTGAGCAGTCAAACCAAACTGAATTCAAAATAGAGGAATTCTAAGTCATCTAACTACCTTAGTCTTCTCCAGCTCCTCCTTCTTTACGGGATGCAACCTCAGCCTCTCCAAGTCATCCCTCAAACTCTTGAGCTCATTGTTGGCAGCCTCGAGCTTCTCCTGGGCGAGGGCCTTCTGATGGTTGAGCTTGTCCATGATGTCGAGTTCGAGTTCTTCAACCACATCATCACGGCCCTTAATGTAGTTAAGATAGGAATTGAGGGTGTACTGGTGGACAAGGTTGACCTGGAGGAGGGAAGAGACGGTATTGGAGGTGGATTGGGAGAGGTGAGAGCCGAAGGAGGCGATCTGAACGAGCCAGTGAATGAGTGCGAGCAAGTAAGGCCACTGGTGAGGGGCAGCGGGGGATTTGAGGATGGACTTGTTGAGCTTGAACGGGTAATTCAGGCGCTTCAGGAGAGGGGGAAGATCCTCTTCCAGTTTCGACACAGGGTACTCGATCCCTCTCAGAAGGAGCTTTAGGGTATCGAGGATGTCCTTCGCGGAAGGTGTGGTGCCGCCGGATTTGAAGCTGATGGGAGATTTCCGCGAAAAGAAGAACGAGTTGATGGCGAAAATCACCGATTGCTGAAAGTGGCGCTCCTTGTAGTCCTCGAACCTCGGGCGCCCCGCGCCGCCTCCGGCCGAAGAAGGGCGGCTGCTTGCGAAACTGGCGTCGGAGTCGCGGGGGAACTGATTGCGCTGATGGAAATCCAGCGGAGTTGGCGGCGGCGGCGGAATGAATGAGTCGTCGGGTTGTCGGCGGGATCCGGCGGGGGGTCTCATATTTGCTGTTAACTGTTGTTGGAATCGGAGAACACTTTAGAGGTTACATTTTTTCAATTCTTTGGGGGAGTTCCCGCTCAAAGTGACCCTCATATTATGTTTCCTGGAGAAAAGGGTGTACATGGGCCACTCcgtttatttttataaataaaaatgtatcaaaacagtaaaatatattttaaaaaattttaaatgcgataaaaataacaaacaaaaataatattttataaatgttaaaCAAGTTATATGTTTCCATTCGaatttttgtgaaaatatttgtataaaatatataaaattatattaaaaattttattaaaaaattaaataatatatatagaaattattattataaatattttataaagttataattaaaataaaattctcaaaatttttaatattaaaatattaaaaataattagtatttatcTTAATCAATTTGAGTTTGTTAAGTGATCATCTCACTCATTCGCTTAAACAACTATTAGGAGTTAGAATTTCGCCTTATGTATATAGCAATTCATTGGCTAGCGATAAACCCTTAATAAAAGGAGTATCAATACGTGATTAGACTTGACAGGAGTTTTCGAATACGCAGGTACCCGACCTGTCCATACCCGAATGAAAAGGGTAATAACTTGACCCGAGTCGGGGTAGATTTTGCGCAAGACTGGTATCGTCGGATTTAGGGTGTACTCGCCCcgaatatatacatataaacactttttaggaattaggatttgCCTCACATTCATAACTTCAGTCTATACTCTATAGCTATGCAAGATAAACTCAATCATCCTCACctaaaatcttcttcttctcgacTTCTTCACAAAAAAATCGCATAGCTCTTGTTATATTGTTGCTGAGTCCATCGTGCTTACCTATTCACAACTCCCATCTTCCTTCACAGCCAGAGACGGACCACGTTTAATATAGAGGGGGCATTTGCccccacaaattaaaaaaaaaattaatacttatatacatatatacca
This sequence is a window from Arachis stenosperma cultivar V10309 chromosome 10, arast.V10309.gnm1.PFL2, whole genome shotgun sequence. Protein-coding genes within it:
- the LOC130956546 gene encoding kinetochore protein NDC80 homolog, with the protein product MRPPAGSRRQPDDSFIPPPPPTPLDFHQRNQFPRDSDASFASSRPSSAGGGAGRPRFEDYKERHFQQSVIFAINSFFFSRKSPISFKSGGTTPSAKDILDTLKLLLRGIEYPVSKLEEDLPPLLKRLNYPFKLNKSILKSPAAPHQWPYLLALIHWLVQIASFGSHLSQSTSNTVSSLLQVNLVHQYTLNSYLNYIKGRDDVVEELELDIMDKLNHQKALAQEKLEAANNELKSLRDDLERLRLHPVKKEELEKTKGMLEGDVKKFNLLIEDVGRKIEEMEKVLAEKEKVLEAKEQENRRVCEENKELRRTVEAQPVNVRDVERMKRELQALEREIQEGELARNVWEDKFWEMENNLSHKFKELEALALDCNQELRRLKIGDDIQYQLNAKGTTPAEIMGFDHKLSLKPALNSYTEDIKRISMGRWEELISYQQMSNENAARLEEKRNNVATLQSQIDKMEAELNMIKNETQDYVNRCSAEAKRMLDDVHVADHDLDIMEREAAEVLKAAQLNLQEAIKQSEEEIQMRARELLKLVDSVSKYKEYVGSKISEMNRELSETATAVSEAYRGSFPSQFTNILNTNRQPESRD